The following coding sequences lie in one Hydrogenophaga sp. PBL-H3 genomic window:
- a CDS encoding amino acid ABC transporter permease, whose protein sequence is MMRDFATVWSERGLLLSGLGNTVLLSVLAGLVALFLGALLSMLLMSPKRALSLPAKALVDLARCTPFLLFAYIVYYGLPSLGLQFDAWSAGLFALSLYHAAYMAEIWRAAWAAQPRAPIEAGVAFGYSGFGLFRRIVLPPLALSSAPVLGNQLIQIIKDSAFLTIITLPELTHAVSSIQSRHFIPFAAFLSAVLLYWALCLVVEAGVASVGRLAEARR, encoded by the coding sequence ATGATGCGCGACTTCGCCACCGTGTGGTCCGAGCGCGGTTTGCTGCTCTCGGGCCTGGGCAACACCGTGCTGCTCTCGGTGCTGGCGGGTCTGGTGGCGCTCTTTCTGGGTGCCCTGCTGTCCATGCTGCTGATGTCGCCGAAACGCGCGCTGTCGCTGCCGGCCAAGGCGCTGGTCGATCTGGCGCGCTGCACACCCTTTCTGCTGTTCGCCTACATCGTCTACTACGGCCTGCCGTCGCTGGGCCTGCAGTTCGATGCCTGGAGCGCAGGCCTCTTTGCACTCAGCCTGTACCACGCGGCCTACATGGCCGAAATATGGCGCGCGGCCTGGGCTGCGCAACCGCGTGCGCCGATCGAGGCCGGCGTGGCGTTTGGCTACAGCGGTTTTGGCCTGTTCCGGCGCATCGTGCTGCCGCCGCTGGCACTGTCCAGCGCGCCGGTGCTGGGCAACCAGCTGATCCAGATCATCAAGGACAGCGCCTTCCTCACCATCATCACGCTGCCCGAACTCACCCACGCGGTGAGCTCGATCCAGTCGCGCCACTTCATTCCATTCGCCGCCTTCCTGAGTGCCGTGCTGCTGTACTGGGCCCTGTGCCTGGTGGTGGAAGCCGGCGTGGCCAGCGTGGGCCGCCTGGCCGAGGCGCGGCGCTGA
- a CDS encoding amino acid ABC transporter permease, whose protein sequence is MTHADVLSIFSGALTTLLLSIAGIALGLPLGLGLALVRWARVPLLGTVVAIYVSLLRATPLVTLVLLIFFALPTAGLSVGPVQAGLIALVLNTAAFNAEVWRAALLDLPKDQIEAAQSVGMGQTLRFRRIVLPQVWRTALPGLINEMSQLVKLTPVLAVVGVVDITRAAVRIGAQTYEPLPPFLVALAIYIPIVYALVSVQRWVERRTLLAGAAA, encoded by the coding sequence ATGACTCATGCCGATGTCCTGTCGATCTTCAGCGGCGCACTGACCACGCTGCTGCTGTCCATCGCCGGCATCGCACTGGGCCTGCCGCTGGGGCTGGGTCTGGCGCTGGTGCGCTGGGCCCGGGTACCGCTGCTGGGCACGGTGGTGGCCATCTACGTGAGCCTGCTGCGCGCCACACCGCTGGTCACGCTGGTGCTGCTGATCTTCTTTGCGCTGCCCACCGCAGGCCTGTCGGTTGGCCCGGTGCAGGCGGGCCTGATCGCGCTGGTGCTCAACACCGCCGCCTTCAACGCCGAGGTGTGGCGCGCGGCGCTGCTCGATCTGCCCAAAGACCAGATCGAGGCCGCGCAATCGGTCGGCATGGGCCAGACGCTGCGCTTTCGGCGCATCGTGCTGCCGCAGGTCTGGCGCACCGCCCTGCCCGGCCTCATCAACGAGATGTCGCAACTGGTCAAGCTCACGCCGGTGCTGGCGGTGGTGGGCGTGGTCGACATCACGCGCGCGGCCGTGCGCATCGGCGCACAGACCTACGAACCACTGCCGCCGTTCCTGGTGGCGCTGGCGATCTACATTCCCATCGTCTATGCGCTGGTGAGCGTGCAGCGCTGGGTGGAGCGGCGCACGCTGCTGGCGGGAGCCGCCGCATGA
- a CDS encoding transporter substrate-binding domain-containing protein: MSRHLASSTRRGVLAALLLAPALWGAAGTAHAANLDEIKKRGYMTVVTEDDFRPFEFVKDGKPTGFNNEMVDALRKYAPFEIRQEILPWPGILAGVATGKYDIAITAVLMTKERTQSLDFTSPIADATHYYVKRKDDSSIKSIKDLNGKTVGVQTGSAFLSRLPELQAMLAKEGGKLGKVVEYASYPEAYQDLALKRTDFVVNTVINLKALVAERPNVFELGQPVSGNSYPAWAVKKGNTDLQKFMNDFIAAQKANGVMPGLQKKWFGEAFTLPVSYTPEQ, from the coding sequence ATGTCCAGACACCTTGCTTCCTCCACCCGCCGTGGCGTGCTCGCCGCGCTCCTGCTGGCCCCGGCCCTCTGGGGTGCCGCGGGCACCGCACACGCCGCCAACCTCGACGAGATCAAGAAGCGCGGCTACATGACCGTGGTCACCGAAGACGACTTCCGCCCGTTTGAGTTCGTGAAAGACGGAAAGCCCACCGGCTTCAACAACGAGATGGTCGACGCGCTGCGCAAATACGCGCCGTTCGAGATCCGCCAGGAGATCCTGCCCTGGCCCGGCATCCTGGCCGGCGTGGCCACCGGCAAGTACGACATCGCCATCACGGCCGTGCTCATGACCAAGGAGCGCACGCAATCGCTCGACTTCACCAGCCCCATTGCCGACGCCACGCACTACTACGTCAAACGCAAGGACGACAGCAGCATCAAAAGCATCAAGGACCTCAATGGCAAGACCGTGGGCGTGCAGACCGGCAGCGCGTTTTTGAGCCGCCTGCCCGAGCTGCAGGCCATGCTGGCCAAAGAAGGCGGCAAGCTCGGCAAGGTCGTGGAATACGCCTCGTACCCCGAGGCCTACCAGGACCTCGCGCTCAAGCGCACCGACTTCGTGGTCAACACCGTCATCAACCTCAAGGCGCTGGTGGCCGAGCGCCCCAACGTGTTCGAACTGGGTCAGCCAGTCTCGGGCAACTCGTACCCGGCCTGGGCAGTGAAAAAGGGCAACACCGACCTGCAGAAGTTCATGAACGACTTCATCGCCGCGCAAAAGGCCAACGGCGTGATGCCCGGCCTGCAGAAGAAGTGGTTCGGCGAAGCGTTCACGCTGCCGGTGAGCTACACGCCCGAGCAGTGA
- a CDS encoding N-acyl homoserine lactonase family protein yields the protein MTQALRIWPLLTATHRYDKAISTFNRGRGQTIEAPILAYLIETKHGRILYDVGCDHAKIHTPSLRERHYNPATFEMGAPDMREEHRIPNHLARLGLSASDVDVIFIGHLHFDHAGGLKELKRCGCGAEIHLQRDEWNAACSGLDGAVFEDDLLDDEGRAFQFCLKHGEYSVLPGVQAVATPGHTAGHMSMLIELPTGAPVLLAGDAADLQENIDDEVAPGTLWQGREQQAVESIRKLKALAIDTGAQLWPNHDMAFYRQLPVFPNAIT from the coding sequence ATGACCCAGGCACTTCGCATCTGGCCGCTGCTCACCGCCACCCACCGCTACGACAAGGCCATCTCCACCTTCAACCGAGGCCGTGGTCAGACCATCGAGGCGCCGATCCTCGCTTACCTCATCGAAACGAAACACGGCCGCATCCTCTACGACGTGGGCTGCGACCACGCCAAGATCCACACGCCTTCGCTGCGCGAGCGCCACTACAACCCCGCGACCTTCGAGATGGGTGCGCCCGACATGCGCGAGGAGCACCGCATACCGAACCACCTCGCGCGCCTGGGGCTGAGCGCGAGCGATGTGGACGTGATCTTCATCGGCCACCTGCACTTCGACCACGCCGGTGGACTGAAGGAGTTGAAACGCTGCGGCTGCGGCGCCGAGATCCATCTGCAGCGCGACGAATGGAACGCCGCCTGCAGCGGCCTGGACGGCGCGGTGTTCGAGGACGACCTGCTCGACGACGAAGGCCGTGCCTTCCAGTTCTGCCTGAAGCACGGCGAGTACAGCGTGCTGCCCGGCGTGCAGGCCGTGGCCACACCGGGCCACACCGCCGGTCACATGTCGATGCTGATCGAACTGCCCACCGGCGCGCCGGTGCTGCTGGCGGGTGATGCGGCCGACCTGCAGGAGAACATCGACGACGAAGTGGCGCCCGGCACGCTGTGGCAGGGCCGCGAACAGCAGGCTGTGGAGAGCATCCGAAAGCTCAAGGCGCTGGCCATTGATACCGGCGCCCAGCTCTGGCCCAACCACGACATGGCCTTCTACCGGCAGTTGCCCGTCTTCCCGAACGCCATCACATGA
- a CDS encoding cysteine hydrolase family protein yields the protein MDAAFDPTHTALVVIDLQRDFCSPGGYADKAGIDIGPMQAVVANTVRLLRAARAAGLLVVHTREGHLSDLSDCTAAKLQRSVDAGAPIGSLGPLGRLLVRGEQGHDFVDAVRPVAGEEVIDKPGYGAFHRTRLAQVLAAHDIERLIVCGVTTEVCVHSTLREAVDRGFLCTTVGDATAASNPALQASALAMISVEGGIFGRVCGTDEVVVSLQDLATAGPTRLDARVDTWVKAFTGA from the coding sequence ATGGACGCCGCGTTCGACCCCACCCACACCGCGCTGGTCGTGATCGACCTGCAGCGCGATTTCTGCAGCCCCGGCGGCTACGCCGACAAAGCTGGCATCGACATCGGACCCATGCAGGCGGTGGTGGCCAACACCGTGCGGCTGCTGCGGGCCGCGCGCGCCGCCGGCCTGCTGGTGGTGCACACCCGCGAAGGCCACCTGAGCGACCTGAGCGACTGCACCGCCGCCAAACTGCAACGCAGCGTGGATGCGGGTGCCCCCATCGGCAGCCTCGGGCCGCTGGGTCGCTTGCTGGTGCGTGGCGAACAAGGCCACGACTTCGTGGACGCCGTGCGCCCGGTGGCGGGCGAAGAAGTGATCGACAAGCCCGGCTACGGCGCCTTCCACCGCACGCGGCTGGCGCAGGTGCTGGCCGCGCACGACATCGAGCGCCTCATCGTCTGTGGCGTGACCACCGAGGTCTGCGTGCACTCCACGCTGCGCGAAGCGGTGGACCGGGGTTTCCTCTGCACCACCGTGGGTGACGCCACCGCCGCGAGCAACCCCGCGCTGCAGGCCAGCGCGCTGGCCATGATCTCGGTGGAAGGCGGCATCTTCGGGCGTGTGTGCGGTACCGACGAGGTGGTGGTTTCGCTCCAAGACCTGGCCACCGCCGGGCCCACGCGCCTGGACGCGAGGGTCGACACCTGGGTCAAAGCCTTCACCGGCGCCTGA
- a CDS encoding creatininase, protein MNPTVWMNELSWVDYQSRVLQDQPPVLLPVGALEQHGPHLPLGTDGLLSSAVAADTAALVGGLVAPTLSYGYKSQPKCGGGQHFCGTTSVDAATLVGQVRDAVREFARHGLTKLVIVNGHYENQWFLIEGIDLGLRDAKAADPTNQLQVMRLEYWDFMTPDTLGDVFPDGFPGFALEHAAVLETSMMLHFHPNLVRMDLLPDDGPADFPPYDMYPPRTDWVPASGVLSSAKGSDAIKGRLLADEVARRMAEAITTGFTRPA, encoded by the coding sequence ATGAACCCCACCGTGTGGATGAACGAACTCTCGTGGGTGGACTACCAGTCGCGCGTCCTGCAAGACCAGCCGCCCGTGCTGCTGCCAGTGGGCGCGCTCGAACAACACGGCCCGCACCTGCCGCTGGGCACCGACGGCCTGCTGTCGAGTGCCGTGGCCGCCGACACCGCCGCGCTCGTGGGCGGGCTGGTGGCACCCACGCTGTCGTATGGCTACAAGTCGCAGCCCAAATGCGGCGGCGGCCAGCATTTCTGCGGCACCACCAGCGTGGACGCGGCCACGCTGGTGGGCCAGGTGCGCGACGCGGTGCGCGAATTCGCGCGGCACGGTCTGACGAAGCTGGTGATCGTGAACGGCCACTATGAGAACCAGTGGTTCCTGATCGAAGGCATCGACCTCGGCCTGCGCGACGCCAAGGCCGCCGACCCGACGAACCAGTTGCAGGTGATGCGCCTGGAGTACTGGGACTTCATGACGCCTGACACCCTGGGCGATGTCTTCCCCGACGGGTTTCCCGGCTTCGCGCTGGAACACGCGGCCGTGCTGGAGACCTCGATGATGTTGCACTTCCACCCGAATCTCGTGCGCATGGACCTGCTGCCCGACGACGGCCCGGCCGACTTTCCACCCTACGACATGTACCCGCCGCGCACCGACTGGGTGCCGGCCTCGGGCGTGCTCTCGTCGGCCAAGGGGTCTGACGCCATCAAGGGCCGGCTGCTTGCCGATGAGGTGGCGCGCCGCATGGCCGAGGCCATCACCACCGGCTTCACGCGACCCGCCTGA
- a CDS encoding DMT family transporter, protein MSLLTQPSNRVATGVLLFSASLWGLSWMPLKWFIAQGLTGPMVSLLSYGVVGLFTSVFIWRQRAAWRPQWGLLLALAVVGGWANTSFVNALMLGDVVRVMFLFYLSPVWSVLGGWLFLKERIPPLRWAAVVVALLGLWLFLGGPGGLDLSFTFVDFLALSAGFCFPANNVIARASQQVPMVSKTFAVFVGCGVISLAATSALGHAVPANMGIGVWLAVLAYGFVWLLLATATWQFGVTHIESSKAGVILLAELVVAVMSALWFGDESMTGLEWAGGALIAMAAFAEALDTSPQPKPQGA, encoded by the coding sequence ATGTCCCTGCTCACCCAACCGTCCAACCGTGTCGCCACCGGCGTGCTGCTGTTTTCCGCCTCGCTCTGGGGCTTGTCGTGGATGCCGCTGAAGTGGTTCATCGCGCAGGGGCTCACCGGTCCCATGGTGTCGCTTTTGTCCTACGGCGTGGTGGGCTTGTTCACCAGCGTCTTCATCTGGCGCCAGCGCGCCGCGTGGCGCCCCCAGTGGGGCCTGCTGCTGGCGCTGGCCGTGGTGGGTGGCTGGGCGAACACCTCGTTTGTCAATGCGCTGATGCTGGGCGACGTGGTGCGGGTGATGTTTTTGTTTTACCTCTCGCCCGTGTGGTCGGTGCTGGGGGGCTGGCTGTTTTTGAAAGAGCGCATCCCGCCTCTGCGCTGGGCTGCTGTGGTGGTGGCGCTGCTGGGCCTGTGGCTCTTTCTCGGCGGCCCGGGTGGGCTCGATCTGTCCTTCACCTTCGTTGACTTTCTCGCGCTCTCGGCGGGCTTCTGCTTCCCGGCCAACAACGTGATCGCGCGCGCCTCGCAGCAGGTGCCCATGGTGAGCAAGACCTTCGCGGTGTTTGTGGGTTGCGGTGTCATCTCGCTTGCGGCCACCAGCGCGCTGGGCCACGCCGTGCCCGCGAACATGGGCATCGGCGTGTGGCTGGCCGTGCTGGCCTATGGCTTCGTCTGGCTGCTGCTGGCCACCGCCACCTGGCAGTTCGGCGTCACCCACATCGAGAGCAGCAAGGCCGGTGTGATCCTGCTGGCCGAGCTGGTGGTGGCGGTGATGAGCGCGCTGTGGTTCGGCGACGAATCCATGACCGGCCTGGAGTGGGCTGGCGGCGCGCTGATCGCCATGGCCGCGTTCGCCGAAGCGCTGGACACCTCGCCTCAACCCAAACCCCAAGGAGCCTGA
- a CDS encoding SDR family NAD(P)-dependent oxidoreductase yields MNAAISLEGQTALVTGAATGIGRAIALTLAQAGARVVVNHLNQPQQAATLVQTIRSAGGHAVAISADVSDGAAVQRLVDEALHAVGDLHILVNNAGIIQEKPFLDTTETDWDRMLATDLKSVFLVSRAVLPGMVARGSGVIVNLASDLGILGRENYAPYCAAKAGVIGLTKSLAREFAPHGIRVNAIAPGPVNTAMVSLESMSPEWMEKELAIPQHRVAEPEEIAATALFLASDLSRFYCGQILGPNGGSVMP; encoded by the coding sequence ATGAACGCAGCGATCTCTCTGGAAGGCCAGACCGCCCTCGTCACGGGCGCGGCCACCGGCATCGGCCGCGCCATCGCGCTGACGCTCGCGCAAGCCGGCGCCCGCGTGGTCGTCAACCACCTGAACCAGCCGCAACAGGCCGCCACCCTGGTGCAGACCATCAGGAGCGCAGGCGGGCATGCCGTGGCGATCAGCGCCGACGTGAGCGACGGCGCGGCGGTGCAGCGCCTGGTGGACGAAGCCCTGCACGCCGTGGGCGACCTCCACATCCTCGTCAACAACGCCGGCATCATCCAGGAGAAGCCCTTCCTGGACACCACCGAAACCGATTGGGACCGCATGCTGGCCACCGACCTCAAGTCGGTTTTTCTGGTATCGCGCGCCGTGCTGCCGGGCATGGTGGCGCGCGGCAGTGGTGTCATCGTCAACCTCGCGTCCGACCTCGGCATCCTGGGCCGCGAGAACTACGCACCCTACTGCGCGGCCAAGGCCGGCGTGATCGGCCTGACCAAGTCGCTGGCGCGGGAGTTCGCGCCGCACGGTATCCGCGTCAATGCCATCGCGCCCGGCCCGGTCAACACCGCCATGGTCTCGCTGGAGAGCATGAGCCCCGAGTGGATGGAGAAGGAGCTGGCGATCCCGCAACACCGCGTGGCCGAGCCCGAGGAAATCGCCGCCACCGCGCTCTTCCTCGCCAGCGACTTGTCGCGCTTCTACTGCGGCCAGATCCTGGGGCCCAATGGCGGCTCCGTCATGCCCTGA